TGCCAGCCTCAGAATCTGATCAATGAGAGGATTGACATTGGCACTTTTTACCGGCACCCGATGTGCGCCATCCCACTCCAGAACCCGAACGCTGTCGATGCTACAGTAGTCGTCGAGAAGCTCCCGGTGAAAGTAAAGACCTGGATCTGCCAACCCATGGACATGTATGGTGGGTAATTTGAGGATGTGTTCCTCTCCCATGAGGTCGTCTACGTCCGGGAGCCCTGACAAATCAATCTGTGACGTGTTGCTCAACATCGAAGACCTGAAAACATCCGGATCAAGGTTTACTATCGGCGCTCGTCCGGCCATCACCACGGCGAACTTCCAGTCCGACCCAGCTTGCGCCCGCCCTAGTTTCTCGGCTCGAACTTGTTGTCGGAACATCAAGCTCGCAGCCAGCTTTGCGCCTTGACTGAAACCCAGCAAT
This DNA window, taken from Aspergillus flavus chromosome 5, complete sequence, encodes the following:
- a CDS encoding serine hydrolase FSH yields the protein MDARNQEYHKNTLHLPRILCLHGGGSNARIFKTQCRVISQRLEPYFRFAYAEAPFDSGPGPDVLSVYAEYGPFVRWFPDPEHNIDDRAAIKAINNSVKTAMDEDDRSGATGPWVGLLGFSQGAKLAASLMFRQQVRAEKLGRAQAGSDWKFAVVMAGRAPIVNLDPDVFRSSMLSNTSQIDLSGLPDVDDLMGEEHILKLPTIHVHGLADPGLYFHRELLDDYCSIDSVRVLEWDGAHRVPVKSANVNPLIDQILRLAKEIGAL